The genomic segment TAAAAAAGGTAGTTAGTGAAGTTATCTGTAATATTCAAGTTCAATATTCTAGTATGAATATCCTCATATTGTGTGAATATGAAATTCCCTAATGTATGCACTGTATCACAAACTAGCAGAAGTATGAATGCAATATGCAATTCCACTTTTATAAGTGTAGAAAACATATATAACCTGATATTGCTAGCAGTGTCCCCTTggaataataatgataaatagtATGATGCATAAGCTATGGTAGAATGAGTACTACACTTTGCGCTCGTCATCACAATTATTTTCTGCATAAAACTCCGTCAGTACGTCCAAATTGGAATCCAGAACATCTACAAAGTTTTGAATATCCTCCATAACAGTGTATTGCTCTTCTTCTGCGCCTCCTAGAGCTTTCATGAAGTCTTTACGGTATGGTACAGCCTTCATGGCAAGCTGAAAAAGAGCAAGCAAACAGTTTGATAAGTGACAAGAAAATGTTTCTGCTGAAGTCTTGATGTATGTGGTAAGCACCTGTGACTACTTACACTAAACACTCCACGTACAAGGAAACCATGGTACTTTTTCAATGTCTTCTCATATGCCTTTGTGGCACATGGTGCTAGCTCACTGTTACCAACAAGAACTTCTTTcaaaaatgcaataataaAATGCAGGGccctaaaaaaacaagaatagTAAACAATAAAGTATACGATCTCTTCATCAGCTTACATTGCACATTACGGACAAAACACTTCTTCAGGGAACAGGTCAAACATTCCAAAAAGCCCTTCCCATTTCCCTTCCATCTATACACAGGGGCCAGGGGGAGGAGGTAGCTGCAGGGATTTCGGTTTCTAGGGGGATGCTCAAAAAAGTGGGGGAAGCAAGTTCCCTGCCACACCCTATCTGCCATCCCTGATATGATACAGATATGATACTtacttcatcattttcatacttTTATATTATATTCTCTGGACCAAGGTAATCATTGTCCAACAAAATTACAAGTAGATAAAAAAAGTAGAGATAAAAGTGAAACACACTGGTCACCCACATTATACGATAGGAGGCAAGGCCATAAGACTCCCAGTTATAAAATCTAGTCTTATTTCTAAGAAAGAAAAGGGGTGAGTCATCTCTCAAATCTACCTTCTTAGCCAAAGCAGAGCATCTGTCCCTGAATtctttgcttttgttgttttattctcTATTTCTTTTTCCACAACGTCTTGCAAGGTTTTAAAACGTGCAGGATCAGTCTCATAAATCTTTCTTAATTTCTGCAGGCAAAGGGAGATTAAACAGCAATTATCATAATTTATGTTAATAATataaattataatgaaaacatTTTCATTACCGTTATGTTGCCATTTATATCCATCTTCACTGGGGCAAATGCTGTTGATCCAAGTAAATCTAGAATAGACAAAGAGAATGGATTACAATTAAAAACTGATTAACACCAAATATCAAGACATGAAAGGTTGGTTAAGCAACCTACTTTAATTCATTTTGATCATGCCCCTATCATATTTTAACAATCTACAGGGCTCCGTAGGGGTGTCAAATCATTAGGATGAGAATTAGGCTGTTCCATAGTAGGATGGATCGGATATCACAGTGATTAATGTAGATTGTTTTAACAACTTTATTGAGTAGTTTAAAACTAAAATTCACATTTTATTCAAAGAAAAAGGGTGGAGAGAAGCCAGATCCAGGGGCTTTAAAGGGGCCAACTTATAGGTAGACATTTTGTACTCTTATACATTTCTAATACTAGAAGAGCTTCTTAAAATGTATCTTAATGTGGATTTTCAGTACATTTTactaatgaaaacaaaaacaaagcaatGCATTCTGGGGAGGTGGAGTCTCTTACTTtaaggtgatgatgatcaacCTTTTTAGGGTGTGTTAAACATCtggatttattttctttatttatctCTAAGCTTGACAAAAAAGGATACCCTAATTAATTGTAGACTCTTATTTCACCCTGTTTTCTATCAAACACACTAGGAACACAAGACATAATATTGTATAGTAATGACCACAAAAGCTATAATCATGCACTTTATAGTAGACTTAGTATATGGCAACTGGTTGCTAGATATTGTCACTGATAGTCTGGAGATCTACAAGATAGACCTTTCAAATCATTCTTAATGGTTCTCACTGGGTAA from the Nematostella vectensis chromosome 4, jaNemVect1.1, whole genome shotgun sequence genome contains:
- the LOC5512902 gene encoding glycolipid transfer protein, which produces MSFFARAKHQFLPVPENRRIETAPFLDACGEVVPFFDLLGSTAFAPVKMDINGNITKLRKIYETDPARFKTLQDVVEKEIENKTTKAKNSGTDALLWLRRALHFIIAFLKEVLVGNSELAPCATKAYEKTLKKYHGFLVRGVFSLAMKAVPYRKDFMKALGGAEEEQYTVMEDIQNFVDVLDSNLDVLTEFYAENNCDDERKV